The following are encoded together in the Adhaeribacter arboris genome:
- the tamL gene encoding translocation and assembly module lipoprotein TamL, which translates to MKLTGYILFFLSCWGLAVSCVPTHRLEKNQSLLYAIKLKGVAVNDPAQISTLYKQKPNRKFLGTTPYLSLYYFGKKFYNPVKIQKWMDEYRVQTDAKIAAAGTDSVKISNILAKREQRLAVMTRKREEGNWLMTVGEPPTIYDTTKTQATLRQIKTYLNTKGFFHSQVTYNEEIKDQKVYLTLLVNEDKPTRLSLINYDIADPVIAHIVDSAQTAALLKIGQNYDEGIIDQERNRLEILLRNLGYYEFRKPFITAKVDTNYAPYTAHFTYIIANNKNNQPHKQYRIRDVNFIGDAGLKRFGFKRDTLWYNHVKYLAYRHKINPKVLDSKLTIYPHQRYSLDLTQLTQRQLNNMDMFRFNSVNYAVVADSTGPPLLDAFVNVSPTKKYQETSEAGGSYTARLPGPFVNLRLKVRNILGGAEILDIGLRGGLQGQFSSLDFSESIYMKDLGGNIGLTFPQFLVPFKVNKQFSRFNPRSRLNVAYTYVDRREYIRTNLETTFDYIWQPSPTLQYVFTPVDISLIKTPRLSPDFDSLLNRNTTYGQSFTNAVVPSINFTRFYNDFHNNNSGQFWRLFTEVGGLTALAAEQFKSNERLNYLGDLRLYKFYRVNSDYRKYLQFTNKSFLVYRLNIGLVQPFQSLGLPYDKYFFGGGGSSIRAWRPRRLGPGAYYAQRPKRDPKTNQILRDSNGNEILERDYDTEQPGEMLIETNLEHRFNIIGYLNGALFIDAGNTWMISKDENRPNSQFEWSDFLSEFAVGVGTGLRLDFNFLIARFDFSTKVLDPSFPQGNRYVLNQFTLKDIFNRNNKHTTFNLGIGYPF; encoded by the coding sequence TTGAAGTTAACGGGTTACATACTTTTTTTTCTCAGTTGTTGGGGGCTGGCAGTTTCGTGCGTACCCACGCACCGGTTAGAGAAAAATCAAAGCTTATTATATGCCATTAAACTAAAAGGGGTAGCAGTCAACGATCCTGCTCAAATTAGCACCTTATACAAACAAAAACCAAATCGTAAGTTTTTAGGAACTACGCCTTACTTGTCGCTTTACTATTTTGGCAAGAAATTCTACAACCCGGTTAAAATTCAAAAGTGGATGGACGAGTACCGGGTTCAAACGGATGCAAAAATTGCGGCGGCCGGTACCGATTCGGTAAAAATATCAAATATTCTGGCCAAACGCGAGCAACGCTTGGCCGTTATGACCCGGAAAAGAGAAGAAGGCAATTGGCTCATGACGGTAGGTGAACCGCCTACTATTTACGACACCACCAAAACCCAAGCCACTTTACGGCAGATAAAAACCTACCTGAACACCAAAGGTTTTTTCCACTCCCAGGTTACCTACAACGAAGAAATTAAAGACCAAAAGGTATATCTTACTCTTTTGGTGAACGAGGATAAGCCGACCCGCCTCTCGCTGATTAATTACGATATTGCCGATCCGGTAATTGCTCATATTGTAGACTCCGCGCAAACAGCGGCTTTATTAAAAATAGGCCAGAACTACGACGAAGGCATTATTGACCAAGAAAGAAACCGGCTGGAGATTTTACTGCGCAATTTAGGATATTACGAATTTCGGAAGCCTTTCATTACCGCCAAAGTAGATACCAATTATGCGCCTTATACGGCGCATTTTACCTATATTATTGCCAACAATAAAAATAACCAACCTCACAAACAATACCGGATCCGGGATGTGAATTTTATTGGTGATGCGGGTTTAAAGCGATTTGGGTTTAAACGGGATACTCTCTGGTATAACCATGTTAAATACTTGGCCTACCGCCATAAGATTAATCCTAAAGTGCTCGACTCTAAGCTAACTATTTACCCGCATCAGCGCTATAGTCTGGATTTAACCCAGCTCACCCAGCGGCAATTAAATAATATGGACATGTTCCGGTTTAATTCCGTAAATTATGCCGTTGTAGCCGATTCTACGGGTCCACCGCTGCTAGATGCTTTTGTAAACGTATCTCCCACTAAAAAATACCAGGAAACCAGCGAAGCCGGCGGCAGTTATACGGCTCGTTTGCCCGGCCCTTTTGTAAACTTGCGCCTGAAAGTACGGAACATATTAGGAGGAGCCGAAATTTTAGATATTGGATTAAGAGGTGGTTTACAAGGTCAGTTTAGTAGTTTGGACTTTAGTGAATCTATTTACATGAAAGATTTAGGCGGAAACATTGGCCTTACCTTCCCGCAGTTTTTAGTGCCATTTAAGGTGAATAAACAATTTAGCCGGTTTAATCCGCGCAGCCGGTTAAATGTAGCGTACACGTACGTAGACCGGCGGGAATACATCCGGACGAACCTGGAAACAACATTTGATTACATCTGGCAGCCTTCCCCTACGTTGCAGTACGTTTTTACGCCCGTAGATATCAGCTTAATAAAAACGCCCCGTTTATCTCCGGACTTCGACTCGTTATTAAACAGAAATACGACCTACGGGCAAAGCTTTACCAACGCCGTAGTGCCCAGCATTAACTTTACCCGTTTTTATAACGATTTTCACAACAATAACTCGGGTCAGTTCTGGCGTTTATTTACCGAAGTGGGCGGCTTAACTGCCTTAGCCGCCGAACAGTTTAAATCCAATGAGCGCCTGAATTACTTAGGCGATTTGCGCTTGTATAAATTTTACCGGGTAAATAGCGACTACCGCAAATACCTTCAATTCACGAATAAATCTTTTTTAGTATACCGGTTAAACATTGGCTTGGTGCAGCCTTTTCAATCGCTTGGTTTGCCTTACGATAAATACTTTTTTGGGGGCGGCGGTTCCAGTATCCGGGCCTGGCGGCCCCGGCGTTTGGGTCCAGGAGCGTATTATGCCCAAAGGCCCAAGCGCGACCCGAAAACGAACCAGATTCTGCGCGATAGCAACGGCAATGAAATTTTAGAACGAGACTACGACACCGAGCAGCCCGGCGAAATGCTCATTGAAACCAATCTGGAACACCGGTTTAACATAATAGGCTATTTAAACGGCGCTTTATTTATTGATGCCGGCAATACCTGGATGATTTCAAAAGATGAGAACCGGCCTAATTCGCAATTTGAGTGGAGCGATTTTTTAAGTGAATTTGCCGTAGGCGTAGGCACCGGTTTACGCCTGGATTTTAATTTTTTAATTGCCCGTTTCGATTTCTCGACCAAAGTATTGGACCCCTCCTTTCCGCAGGGAAACCGGTACGTATTAAATCAGTTTACGTTGAAAGATATATTTAACCGCAACAACAAGCATACTACCTTTAATTTAGGAATTGGTTATCCGTTTTAA
- a CDS encoding TrmH family RNA methyltransferase, with translation MLSKAALKYINSLQVKKYRYLHQAFLVEGAKSVQELLLSDYTIEKLFVTEEFLRKSTELKSKSLAYELIDEKDLTRAGTYTTNNAVLAIAKMKAPIFFQPDLSVLSLALDDIRDPGNLGTIIRMADWYGLKHIICSETCADFYNPKVIAATMGSFTRVNVLYVDLPEYLKKLPVDLPLYGASLRGQNIHRLTLQPGGVLIMGNEAHGIRPEVEKYVKQLIKIPRFGQAESLNVANATGIILDNFFRN, from the coding sequence ATGTTATCGAAAGCAGCTTTAAAATATATTAATTCTCTGCAAGTAAAAAAATACCGTTATCTGCACCAAGCCTTTCTGGTAGAAGGGGCTAAAAGCGTGCAAGAATTGCTTTTATCAGATTATACCATCGAAAAGCTGTTCGTAACCGAAGAGTTCCTCCGTAAAAGTACCGAATTAAAGTCGAAAAGTTTGGCTTACGAGCTAATAGACGAAAAAGACCTTACCCGAGCCGGCACTTATACCACTAATAACGCTGTCTTAGCTATTGCTAAGATGAAAGCTCCTATTTTTTTTCAACCGGATTTGTCCGTCTTAAGCTTGGCTTTGGATGATATACGGGATCCGGGAAACCTGGGCACCATTATCCGGATGGCGGATTGGTACGGACTAAAGCACATTATTTGCTCGGAAACTTGTGCCGATTTTTATAACCCGAAAGTAATAGCGGCTACGATGGGTTCTTTTACGCGTGTTAATGTATTGTACGTAGACCTGCCGGAATACTTAAAAAAATTACCCGTTGACCTGCCTTTGTACGGTGCCTCGCTACGCGGCCAAAATATTCATCGCTTAACGTTGCAGCCGGGTGGGGTGTTAATTATGGGTAACGAAGCTCATGGTATTCGGCCGGAAGTAGAAAAATATGTAAAGCAGTTAATTAAAATCCCCCGGTTCGGACAGGCTGAATCTTTAAATGTAGCGAATGCCACGGGTATTATTCTGGATAACTTTTTCCGGAATTAA
- a CDS encoding outer membrane beta-barrel protein, which produces MKRILLITTLFWVAATGMSLANGLAIKSKLLNPLSDTIQINLADGASLTLQVKNTGQLKNFQNYSLDSLMVLLNKYVQQVESMSKSSPNGSAEISMTFYPAKDMNNPQAPEQIKIRMSSGNNGNKQSWSARAGDVVKVEVDYEEEDEEDNEHHGSVHVNIDARNDSLRKEKMERRMNRRHHFFSTLDLGLNTFVNVPETNNSLYDLKPIGSRYISLNQYITTRIGGVKSPLHLRTGLELAFNNYMLNKNRRIADENDVTTFYNEPTLSLEKSKLTTSSLNLPVIIELNFKDKNGKESFKIGGGGFVGYRLGSHTKIKYQSEGNTYKDKERGNYNLEDMQYGVNFMIGYKWINLFAKYNLNDLFKDNRGPKMNVISFGFRI; this is translated from the coding sequence ATGAAACGCATACTTTTAATTACTACCCTTTTTTGGGTTGCAGCTACCGGCATGTCCTTGGCGAACGGTTTAGCTATTAAATCCAAACTTTTAAATCCGCTGTCGGATACCATTCAAATAAACTTAGCGGATGGCGCTTCTTTAACTTTGCAGGTAAAAAATACCGGCCAGCTTAAGAATTTCCAGAATTACAGCCTGGACTCTTTAATGGTTTTGTTAAATAAATACGTGCAGCAAGTGGAGAGCATGAGTAAGTCGAGCCCTAATGGTTCGGCGGAGATAAGCATGACTTTTTACCCGGCTAAGGATATGAATAATCCGCAGGCCCCGGAACAAATTAAAATCCGGATGTCGTCCGGCAACAATGGCAACAAGCAATCCTGGTCGGCGCGCGCCGGCGATGTAGTTAAAGTGGAAGTAGACTACGAAGAAGAAGATGAAGAGGACAATGAGCACCATGGCTCCGTGCACGTGAACATTGATGCCCGCAACGATAGCCTTCGGAAAGAAAAAATGGAACGGAGAATGAACCGGAGACACCATTTTTTCAGTACCCTCGACTTAGGCTTGAACACCTTTGTAAACGTGCCGGAAACGAATAACAGCTTGTACGATTTAAAGCCTATTGGTTCTCGTTACATTAGTTTAAACCAGTACATTACTACTCGTATTGGTGGCGTTAAAAGTCCCTTACACCTGCGTACCGGTTTAGAGCTTGCTTTTAATAATTACATGCTAAATAAAAATCGGAGAATTGCCGACGAGAATGATGTTACTACTTTTTACAACGAGCCTACCCTATCGTTGGAGAAAAGCAAATTAACTACTTCGTCTTTAAATTTACCGGTGATTATAGAATTAAATTTTAAAGACAAAAACGGCAAAGAATCCTTTAAAATTGGCGGCGGGGGCTTTGTGGGTTACCGTTTAGGTTCGCACACTAAAATAAAATACCAGAGCGAAGGCAATACCTACAAAGACAAAGAACGGGGCAATTACAACCTGGAAGATATGCAATACGGTGTCAACTTTATGATTGGATACAAGTGGATTAACTTATTTGCCAAATACAACCTAAACGATTTGTTCAAAGATAATCGCGGGCCAAAAATGAACGTAATTAGCTTCGGCTTCCGGATTTAA
- a CDS encoding RNA polymerase sigma factor: protein MTEAELIQGLNKGEAKAHKTVYEKYAGVMLGICLRYLKNQLDAEEVMLTGFVKVFQHISQFESKGSFEGWMKRIMVNEALGFLRKKEPLHLAIEKDILQVATEANAEQDLAAEDLLRLLHELPAGYRAVFNLYAIEGYSHKEIGDLLNISEGTSKSQLSKARALLQRRLQNKESITL, encoded by the coding sequence GTGACCGAAGCGGAACTTATACAAGGCCTAAACAAAGGAGAAGCCAAAGCACATAAAACCGTGTATGAAAAGTACGCCGGAGTGATGTTAGGTATTTGTTTGCGCTATTTAAAAAACCAGCTGGATGCCGAAGAAGTAATGTTAACGGGATTTGTGAAAGTGTTTCAGCATATTAGTCAGTTTGAAAGTAAAGGAAGTTTTGAAGGTTGGATGAAACGCATTATGGTAAACGAGGCTCTTGGATTTTTACGGAAGAAAGAACCCCTGCATTTAGCCATTGAAAAAGATATTTTGCAGGTAGCCACCGAGGCCAATGCCGAACAAGATTTAGCAGCCGAAGATTTGCTACGCTTGCTGCATGAGTTACCAGCTGGTTACCGGGCGGTGTTTAACTTATATGCCATTGAGGGATATTCGCACAAAGAAATTGGAGATTTATTAAATATTTCGGAAGGAACCTCTAAATCTCAGTTAAGTAAGGCCCGCGCGTTGCTGCAACGTCGTCTGCAAAACAAAGAATCGATTACGCTTTAA
- a CDS encoding CoA-binding protein — MKKTVVLGATDNPSRFAYRAVHKLKQYGHEVVPVGIRNGDVAGIKIDTEKSPVEDVDTVTLYVGPQNQPSWYDYILSLKPNRIIFNPGTENPELEKKAAEQNIKTLHHCTLVMLAVGEY, encoded by the coding sequence ATGAAAAAAACAGTTGTATTAGGCGCCACGGATAATCCGTCGCGGTTTGCTTACCGGGCCGTCCATAAATTAAAACAATACGGCCATGAGGTAGTACCCGTCGGCATTCGGAATGGCGATGTAGCCGGAATAAAAATTGATACCGAAAAAAGTCCGGTCGAAGATGTGGATACCGTAACTTTATACGTAGGGCCCCAAAATCAACCTTCGTGGTACGATTACATTTTAAGTTTAAAACCTAACCGTATTATATTTAATCCGGGTACCGAAAACCCGGAACTGGAAAAAAAAGCCGCTGAGCAAAACATTAAAACGCTACACCATTGCACCTTGGTTATGTTGGCCGTGGGCGAATATTAG
- a CDS encoding NAD(P)/FAD-dependent oxidoreductase: MKKELELVLPPEVAYDEALLQNAILKHLGAQPDAVSYIHKLKRSIDARGKNVLLRVRADVYFNSPPSDILQAKFVYPNVEKAPSVIIVGAGPAGLFAALRCIELGMKPVILERGKDVRTRRRDLAAINKEHVVNPDSNYCFGEGGAGTYSDGKLYTRSKKRGDVYRVLQILVQHGATPDILFDAHPHIGTNKLPVLIANIRESILQAGGEIHFDSRVTDFIIEQNTIKGVVTQNGNLFEGESVILATGHSARDIYELLAAKNIFIEAKPFAMGVRVEHQQSLIDSIQYHCDKRGPYLPASSYALVHQTTYDKKQRGIFSFCMCPGGFIVPSATTPGEVVVNGMSPSRRDSQFANSGIVVAIETEDMDVKTYGALAGLRMQQALEQKACAIAGGTQKAPGQLLQDFTRSKLSNRLLDTSYQPGLTSVDMKELFPASMAHRLREGFTYFGSKMKGYLSNEAQIIGVESRTSAPVRIPRDRETLEHVEIKNLFPCGEGAGYAGGIVSAAMDGERCAEKIAAKANRRQE; the protein is encoded by the coding sequence ATGAAAAAAGAACTAGAATTGGTGCTTCCGCCGGAAGTAGCCTACGACGAGGCGCTACTGCAAAACGCCATCTTAAAACACCTTGGTGCTCAGCCCGATGCTGTTTCTTATATCCATAAACTAAAACGTTCCATTGATGCCCGCGGGAAAAATGTACTGCTACGGGTGCGCGCCGATGTGTATTTTAATTCCCCACCCAGCGATATTTTACAAGCCAAATTTGTTTACCCAAACGTAGAAAAAGCGCCTTCGGTTATTATTGTGGGCGCTGGTCCGGCGGGATTGTTTGCGGCCTTGCGTTGCATAGAATTAGGAATGAAGCCTGTTATTTTAGAGCGCGGAAAAGATGTACGGACCCGGCGCCGGGATTTAGCGGCAATTAATAAAGAACACGTGGTAAACCCGGATTCTAATTATTGTTTCGGGGAAGGCGGAGCCGGCACGTATTCGGATGGTAAGTTATATACCCGTTCTAAAAAGCGCGGCGATGTGTACCGGGTTTTACAGATTTTAGTGCAACACGGCGCTACCCCCGATATTTTGTTTGATGCGCATCCGCATATTGGCACGAATAAACTGCCGGTTTTAATTGCCAACATCCGGGAAAGTATTCTACAAGCCGGCGGTGAAATCCACTTCGATTCCCGGGTTACGGATTTTATCATTGAGCAGAACACGATAAAAGGTGTCGTTACCCAGAATGGCAATTTGTTTGAGGGCGAAAGTGTAATTTTGGCTACGGGCCACTCGGCACGTGATATTTACGAATTGCTGGCGGCTAAAAATATCTTTATCGAAGCCAAACCTTTTGCCATGGGCGTGCGCGTGGAACATCAGCAATCTTTAATTGACTCCATCCAATACCATTGCGATAAGCGCGGACCGTATTTACCGGCCTCCTCGTATGCTCTGGTGCATCAGACTACTTACGATAAAAAGCAACGGGGTATTTTTTCATTCTGTATGTGTCCGGGTGGTTTTATTGTGCCTTCGGCTACGACTCCCGGCGAAGTAGTGGTAAACGGCATGTCGCCGAGCCGCCGTGACTCGCAATTTGCCAACTCCGGAATTGTAGTAGCCATTGAAACGGAAGACATGGATGTAAAAACCTACGGCGCTCTGGCGGGATTACGGATGCAGCAAGCCTTAGAACAAAAAGCCTGTGCTATTGCCGGCGGCACCCAAAAAGCCCCCGGTCAATTGCTACAGGATTTTACCCGTTCAAAACTTTCGAACCGCTTACTAGACACATCGTACCAACCTGGCTTAACTTCCGTGGATATGAAGGAGCTGTTTCCGGCCAGTATGGCTCATCGCTTACGCGAAGGATTTACGTATTTCGGTAGTAAAATGAAAGGATACTTGAGCAACGAAGCGCAAATTATTGGCGTGGAAAGCCGTACTTCTGCTCCGGTACGCATTCCGCGCGACCGGGAAACGCTCGAACACGTAGAAATTAAGAACTTATTTCCGTGCGGCGAAGGCGCTGGTTACGCCGGCGGCATTGTTTCCGCGGCGATGGACGGCGAGCGTTGCGCCGAAAAAATTGCCGCTAAAGCAAATCGACGGCAGGAATAA
- a CDS encoding oxygenase MpaB family protein: MDLFVEKSSVVRRIWGNSDTILFIFAGSAAEFALNKAVDWLYFTGRLPADPLGRLFSTVAYARQIVFSDRGGAYRAIDKMAAIHAKVEKNRGAAIPDWAYRDVLFMLIDYSIRAYELMEIKLTEVEKEEVCQVFLQVGQRMGLTGLPTTYPHWRRMREQHLQQDLMYSHFTADLYRQYKKHLGAFRYVLLKQAQQMLVPDRVNKLLRLGKISFMKPIVFAYKLSRTFKLDGLVKNTILPTTYKAEIKNLDKIPV, from the coding sequence ATGGATCTTTTTGTGGAAAAAAGCTCGGTGGTAAGAAGAATCTGGGGTAACAGCGACACCATTTTATTTATATTTGCCGGATCAGCCGCCGAATTTGCTTTAAATAAAGCGGTAGACTGGTTGTACTTTACGGGACGTTTACCCGCCGACCCGCTAGGCCGGTTATTTTCGACGGTGGCTTACGCGCGGCAAATTGTCTTCTCGGATAGGGGAGGAGCTTACCGGGCCATTGATAAGATGGCGGCCATTCACGCAAAAGTAGAAAAGAACCGGGGAGCCGCTATCCCGGATTGGGCTTATCGCGACGTATTGTTTATGCTCATTGATTATTCCATTCGGGCTTATGAGTTAATGGAAATAAAATTAACGGAGGTAGAGAAAGAAGAAGTTTGCCAAGTGTTTCTGCAAGTTGGCCAGCGCATGGGATTAACGGGACTGCCCACCACTTACCCGCACTGGCGAAGGATGCGGGAACAACATTTGCAACAAGATTTAATGTATAGCCATTTTACCGCTGATTTATATAGGCAATACAAAAAGCATTTAGGCGCTTTCCGGTACGTTTTATTAAAACAAGCGCAACAAATGCTGGTGCCGGACCGAGTAAATAAACTGCTCCGTTTAGGTAAAATATCTTTTATGAAACCAATAGTCTTCGCCTATAAATTGAGTCGTACGTTTAAATTAGATGGATTAGTAAAAAACACTATCTTGCCGACGACCTACAAAGCAGAAATTAAAAATTTAGATAAAATACCGGTTTAA